The following proteins come from a genomic window of Panthera leo isolate Ple1 chromosome E2, P.leo_Ple1_pat1.1, whole genome shotgun sequence:
- the TMEM150B gene encoding LOW QUALITY PROTEIN: modulator of macroautophagy TMEM150B (The sequence of the model RefSeq protein was modified relative to this genomic sequence to represent the inferred CDS: inserted 1 base in 1 codon): MVWAEEAIAFGEGSSDEMSTPRSPFPPTLSLPTGEFQQLSRGRERGRQVRARRPGQQGPTSSSIRTETTPSTESDPWAWILKSQRSPQAQDSGVPEGAGSGQVPHRRKRKREKERGSWLSTCPAEPGMWGYLSLLPAFLAVWAITGVWTVFALAVANRAVNLTEGFPYISLCGSYPPQSCIFSQLLNMGAAMAAWICIIRYHQLRDLGVGKWLNLLILWTGLLCALGTSVVGNFQQKNQLPTHLTGAFFAFFXGNLYFWMQHLLFWWMKSLPQPGPPWIGPLRLGLCSLCTILMVTMVVLHSWLLRSASAACEWAVAMLLFTLFGLFAVDFSGLDGCTLTLRPGPSLSSPPASPLSLQIPL, encoded by the exons ATGGTCTGGGCAGAGGAAGCAATTGCTTTCGGGGAAGGCTCATCGGATGAGATGTCAACACCAAGgtctcccttcccacccaccctgaGCCTGCCCACCGGGGAATTCCAGCAGCTgtccagaggaagggagaggggaaggcaaGTGAGGGCGAGGAGGCCGGGTCAGCAAGGCCCTACATCCAGCAGCATAAGGACAGAAACTActcccagcacagagtctgacccgTGGGCCTGGATTCTGAAGTCCCAGAGGAG CCCCCAGGCCCAGGACTCGGGAGTGCCAGAGGGAGCGGGTTCAGGACAG GTTCCTCAccggagaaagagaaagagagagaaagagagaggttcGTGGCTCTCTACTTGCCCTGCAGAGCCCGGCATGTGGGGCTACCTGTCTCTGCTGCCTGCTTTCCTGGCCGTCTGGGCTATCACTGGAGTCTGGACTGT TTTTGCCCTTGCAGTGGCCAACAGGGCTGTGAACCTCACCGAGGGTTTCCCCTATATCAG CCTCTGTGGATCTTACCCCCCTCAGAGCTGCATCTTCAGCCAGCTGCTCAACATGGGAGCTGCTATGG ctgcCTGGATCTGCATTATCCGTTACCACCAGCTCCGGGACTTGGGGGTCGGAAAGTGGCTTAACCTGCTGATCCTGTGGACGGGACTCCTGTGTGCCCTGGGCACCTCCGTGGTGGGCAATTTCCAG CAAAAGAACCAGCTGCCCACGCACCTGACAGGGGCCTTCTTTGCCTTCT GTGGCAACCTGTACTTCTGGATGCAGCATTTACTCTTCTGGTGGATGAAGAgcctgccccagcctgggcctCCCTGGATCGGGCCACTCCGCCTGGGCCTCTGCAGCCTCTGTACCATCCTCATGGTGACCA TGGTCGTCCTCCACTCCTGGCTGCTGCGCTCGGCCTCCGCCGCCTGCGAGTGGGCCGTGGCCATGCTGCTGTTCACGCTCTTTGGCCTGTTTGCTGTGGACTTCTCCGGCCTGGACGGCTGCACCCTGACTCTCCGGCCGGGCCCCAGCCTCAgctccccacccgcctccccgCTCTCCCTGCAGATCCCCCTGTGA